The following coding sequences lie in one Sinorhizobium fredii USDA 257 genomic window:
- a CDS encoding SMI1/KNR4 family protein codes for MEPEVWGWYRQFVRDRDDHTTPNLFVPHGEAEIQDFEREFGDALPPVYLAFLRQIGTGRLTADINGGDTLDFENSFLSTSSIAEILRRNPVEWRIDPDFIDDDEVPFFSLGNNSVLGFRRGHGTAVYYPFGKSAYARNFNQFLARLMTDCTFYRQLFRLPLLAPRK; via the coding sequence ATGGAACCAGAAGTCTGGGGCTGGTATCGGCAATTCGTGCGTGACCGCGACGACCACACGACACCGAATTTGTTCGTCCCTCACGGTGAAGCTGAAATCCAGGATTTCGAACGTGAATTTGGTGACGCTCTGCCGCCGGTATATCTCGCCTTCTTGCGGCAGATTGGGACCGGGCGGCTGACAGCGGATATCAACGGCGGGGATACTCTCGATTTCGAGAATTCCTTCCTAAGCACATCGAGTATTGCCGAGATATTGCGCCGTAACCCGGTCGAGTGGCGTATCGATCCTGACTTCATCGACGACGACGAAGTTCCCTTCTTCAGTCTGGGAAACAATTCAGTTCTGGGTTTCAGGCGAGGGCATGGAACTGCTGTGTACTATCCTTTCGGGAAATCCGCGTATGCACGGAACTTCAACCAATTTCTCGCGCGGTTGATGACGGATTGCACCTTCTACAGACAGCTATTCAGGTTGCCGTTGCTCGCCCCACGAAAATGA
- a CDS encoding YdeI/OmpD-associated family protein, with amino-acid sequence MPPVKVDPEKVHEFETAESFYRWLGNHHDKEDEVWIRIHKVDSGLKSITPKEAIDVVLCWGWIDGVRKGLDDKSYLQRYTPRGRKSTWSQINVDNVARLVEEGRMTEHGLRQVEMAKADGRWDRAYGSGKDMKIPDDLQAAIDAEPKAREMLGKLSEQNRFALAFRTHNMKTEVGRRKKIQTFVEMLKCGETIYPQREK; translated from the coding sequence ATGCCGCCCGTCAAGGTCGATCCCGAAAAGGTGCACGAGTTCGAGACCGCCGAGAGCTTTTATCGCTGGCTCGGCAACCACCATGACAAGGAGGACGAAGTCTGGATCAGGATCCACAAGGTGGATTCGGGGCTCAAGTCGATCACGCCCAAGGAAGCCATCGACGTGGTGCTCTGCTGGGGCTGGATCGACGGCGTACGCAAGGGCCTCGACGACAAGAGCTATCTGCAGCGCTACACCCCGCGCGGCAGGAAAAGCACCTGGAGCCAGATCAATGTCGACAATGTTGCACGGCTGGTCGAAGAAGGCCGGATGACCGAGCACGGTCTCAGGCAGGTGGAGATGGCCAAGGCCGACGGCCGTTGGGACCGCGCCTACGGGAGCGGCAAGGACATGAAGATTCCCGACGATCTCCAGGCCGCGATCGATGCGGAACCCAAGGCTCGGGAAATGCTCGGCAAGCTCAGTGAACAGAACCGCTTCGCGCTTGCCTTCCGCACCCATAACATGAAGACGGAAGTCGGTCGGAGGAAGAAGATCCAGACCTTTGTCGAAATGCTGAAGTGCGGCGAGACGATTTACCCGCAGCGGGAGAAGTGA